A genomic segment from Spinacia oleracea cultivar Varoflay chromosome 3, BTI_SOV_V1, whole genome shotgun sequence encodes:
- the LOC110803646 gene encoding receptor-like protein 57, with protein MKKHHHHHYNHHHRHPTSTTTSFFIFSLLLHLHIQPSTSDPSDEACLTQLYASFQDPTHSLKNWTQPNFANPCNGFDSHLQGATCNNGRIFRLSLSSLSLSGTISPSLSKCTNLQTLDLSSNSLSGEIPSELKDLSNLAILNLSGNRLSGQIPPSLYLCAYLNVIDLHRNRLVGPIPQQLGLLVRLNTFDVSFNKLSGMIPPSIGNRSGNMPRFNATSFQGNKDLYGYPLEPYKNKGLSLMAIVGIGLGSGLLSLIVSFTVVCIWLKVSEQKMAAAEEGKISHHMPDY; from the coding sequence ATGAAaaaacaccaccaccaccactacaaccaccaccatcgacaccccacctccaccaccacctccttcttcatattctctctcctcctccaccTCCATATCCAACCCTCAACCTCAGATCCAAGCGACGAAGCCTGCTTAACCCAGCTCTACGCCTCCTTCCAAGACCCGACCCACAGCCTCAAAAACTGGACCCAACCCAACTTCGCCAACCCATGTAACGGCTTCGACTCCCACCTCCAAGGCGCCACGTGTAACAACGGCCGCATCTTCcgcctctctctctcctccctctcaCTCTCAGGCACCatctctccttctctctctaaatGCACCAACCTCCAAACCCTCGACCTCTCCTCCAATTCCCTCTCCGGCGAGATCCCCTCCGAGTTAAAAGACCTTTCTAACCTCGCCATACTTAATCTCTCCGGCAACCGTCTCTCCGGCCAGATCCCTCCTTCCTTATACCTTTGCGCTTACTTAAATGTCATCGACTTACATCGGAACCGCCTTGTGGGTCCCATCCCTCAGCAATTGGGCCTCCTTGTACGGCTCAACACGTTCGATGTTTCGTTCAACAAATTGTCCGGGATGATCCCGCCGTCGATTGGGAATCGGAGTGGGAATATGCCGAGGTTTAACGCGACGTCGTTTCAAGGGAACAAGGATTTGTACGGGTACCCATTAGAACCGTACAAGAATAAAGGATTGTCGCTTATGGCAATCGTTGGAATTGGGTTAGGAAGTGGACTTTTGAGCTTGATTGTTAGTTTTACAGTGGTTTGTATTTGGTTGAAGGTTTCTGAACAGAAGATGGCCGCTGCTGAAGAAGGCAAGATTAGCCACCACATGCCTGATTATTGa
- the LOC110803636 gene encoding DEAD-box ATP-dependent RNA helicase 16, whose amino-acid sequence MANSSNTTQKEEIELDDEENQSFEDLSLDPRLLRALIKKGIKKPTPIQRVAIPLILEGKDVVARAKTGSGKTFAYLLPMLQKLLLDSGSNKRLAPSSFILVPTRELCHQVYSEVTSIIELCKAQLKAVQLIRGMTAAQMKQTMSGPPDILVSTPACVLTCLKAGILQPKAIQDSLSMLVLDEADLLLNYGHGDDLRSLTAHVPKRCQCLLMSATPSADVEKLKKLILHNPYILTLPEVGGNKDELIPNNVNQSWVSCKSDHDKFIYILALLKYEFVAKKMLIFTNTIDMGFRLKLFLEKFAFRSAVLNAELPQNSRLHMIEEFNAGLFDYLIATDIGQAGKDQEDSVKKPEGKNSRKRKKPKLDAEFGVVRGIDFKNVLTVINFEVPQTASGYVHRVGRTGRAFTTGASVSLVSPDEMEAFDEIKATLSDKESGKAYFINSFNSKGLDEAVKSLRYRAEDILRSVTSFCVRESRAQDLRNEILNSEKLKSHFEANPRDLDLLKHDKVLSKKEPPAHLRNIPDYLVDPATQEASNIVKLTRLAMGNNRKPSQRPSQKRKSKRKRDPLKTLSGEGSNQRNKRKRSNQK is encoded by the exons ATGGCGAATTCATCAAACACAACCCAGAAAGAAGAAATCGAATTAGACGACGAAGAAAACCagagcttcgaagatcttagccTTGACCCTCGCCTTCTTCGAGCTCTTATCAAAAAAGGCATTAAAAAACCCACCCCTATTCAGCGTGTCGCCATCCCTTTAATTCTC GAAGGGAAAGATGTGGTTGCCAGAGCTAAAACTGGGTCAGGGAAGACATTCGCTTATCTTCTTCCAATGCTTCAGAAATTGTTATTGGATTCCGGTTCGAATAAACGCCTTGCTCCCTCCTCGTTTATTCTTGTTCCTACCCGCGAATTATGCCACCAG GTTTATTCTGAAGTTACGTCTATTATAGAGTTGTGTAAAGCTCAATTGAAAGCTGTTCAGCTCATTAGAGGCATGACTGCTGCTCAGATG AAGCAGACGATGTCCGGGCCTCCAGATATTCTAGTATCAACACCTGCTTGTGTGCTTACTTGTTTGAAAGCTGGTATTCTTCAGCCGAAAGCTATTCAGGATTCGCTTTCCATGCTTGTTCTAGACGAG GCAGatcttttgttgaattatggCCATGGAGATGACCTAAGATCTCTTACAGCCCATGTCCCTAAACGCTGTCAATGCCTCTTGATGTCTGCTACACCAAG TGCTGATGTTGAGAAGCTGAAGAAGCTTATTCTGCACAATCCCTATATTTTGACTTTGCCAGAGGTTGGTGGTAACAAGGATGAGCTTATTCCAAATAATGTGAACCAATCTTGG GTTTCTTGCAAAAGCGATCACGATAAGTTCATCTACATTCTTGCTCTTTTAAAGTATGAATTCGTTGCCAAGAAAATGCTCATCTTCACTAATACAATCGACATGGGATTTCGGTTAAAACTTTTTCTAGAAAAG TTTGCATTCAGATCAGCTGTCTTAAATGCTGAGTTGCCACAGAATTCAAGGCTACATATGATTGAG GAATTCAATGCGGGACTTTTTGATTACTTAATTGCAACCGATATCGGCCAAGCTGGAAAAGATCAAGAGGATAGTGTGAAAAAACCAGAGGGAAAAAACTCCAGAAAGCGCAAGAAGCCAAAATTGGATGCTGAATTTGGTGTAGTGAGAGGCATAGACTTCAAAAATGTACTCACG GTTATAAATTTTGAGGTGCCTCAAACTGCTTCTGGATATGTGCATCGAGTTGGACGGACTGGAAGAGCTTTTACTACTGGAGCATCAGTTTCTCTT GTCTCTCCAGACGAGATGGAAGCTTTTGATGAGATAAAGGCTACATTATCAGATAAAGAAAGTGGTAAAGCATACTTTATTAATTCATTTAACAGCAAAGGACTAGACgaagcagttaaatcattgaGATATCGAGCTGAG GATATATTAAGGAGTGTGACAAGTTTTTGTGTACGAGAATCACGGGCACAGGATTTAAGAAATGAAATACTGAACTCTGAAAA GTTGAAGTCCCATTTCGAAGCTAACCCTAGAGACTTAG ATCTTTTGAAGCATGACAAAGTTCTTAGTAAGAAAGAACCTCCGGCACATCTACGCAATATCCCTGACTATTTAGTGGATCCAGCCACACAAGAAGCAAGCAACATTGTGAAACTTACTCGATTGGCAATGGGTAATAATAGAAAGCCTAGTCAACGTCCTAGTCAGAAGAGAAAATCAAAGAGAAAGCGGGACCCTCTGAAGACATTGTCAGGCGAG GGATCAAACCAACGAAACAAGAGAAAGAGGAGCAATCAGAAATGA
- the LOC130469998 gene encoding uncharacterized protein, with amino-acid sequence MEDMEARVTKRVKDETIQEMNSKMDAMVMEKFITFAKELGVQIPSQMRIDANVHSSCRSGGLDPFADITEPVPCHLYLNIGSEKVFVAYGTICPELLLDHHNDVTSDNVKVSVDDFEPAYKEAPVPVPSQYIKKLAQAHGTFTQWPKHLVSLTNEEVNKPTSKEPKGKGNKGKEIVLGGSGTKASNTKSKTYFLENYKVQNLSGKRNVMKTMMLGLKEG; translated from the exons atggaggatatggaagcaagagtgaccaaaagagtaaaagatgagacaatacaagagatgaactccaagatggatgccatggttatggagaaatttatcacatttgctaaagaacttggtgtccaaataccaagccagatgaggatagacgcaaatgttcatagtagttgtcgttccgggggtttagatccatttgccgacattacg gaacctgtcccgtgccatctatacctgaacataggctcggagaaagtctttgttgcctatggtaccatatgtccagagttgctccttgatcaccacaacgacgtcacgtccgataacgtgaaagtgagcgttgatgattttgagcccgcgtacaaagaagctcccgtccccgtgccttctcaatatattaagaaacttgctcaagctcatggtaccttcactcagtggccaaagcatttggtgtcgcttacgaatgaggag gtaaacaagcctacaagtaaagagcctaaagggaaagggaacaaagggaaagagatagtgcttgggggaagtggaacaaaagcgtccaacactaaatcaaaaacctatttccttgaaaattataaagtgcaaaatttgagtggtaagCGCAATGTGATGAAAACTATGATGTTGGGATTAAAAGAAGGGTAG